One segment of Deltaproteobacteria bacterium DNA contains the following:
- the efp gene encoding elongation factor P, which translates to MYAASDLRKGLKIQIDHEPYVVTEFQFVKPGKGQALYRCKLKNMITGVIIDPTYRSGDTFEQADLSERRMQYLYNQEDEYWFMDVENYEQSVLSEKQVGDAKNYLIDNLEVDILFFGERPIGITLPNFVDLTVTRADPWAKGDSVAGDTKPVTLETGYVLRVPPFVEEGGKITIDTRTGEYVTRVKE; encoded by the coding sequence ATGTACGCTGCCAGTGATTTGAGAAAAGGGCTGAAGATACAGATTGACCATGAACCCTATGTGGTGACGGAATTTCAGTTCGTCAAGCCCGGCAAAGGTCAGGCCCTGTACCGCTGTAAATTGAAGAATATGATCACCGGGGTTATCATCGACCCCACCTATCGCTCGGGCGATACCTTTGAACAGGCCGACCTCAGCGAACGGAGGATGCAGTATCTGTACAACCAGGAAGATGAATACTGGTTCATGGACGTTGAGAATTACGAACAGTCCGTCCTCTCTGAAAAGCAGGTCGGTGATGCCAAGAACTACCTGATAGATAATCTGGAAGTGGATATCCTCTTTTTCGGGGAACGGCCCATCGGGATTACCCTCCCCAACTTTGTCGACCTGACCGTTACCCGGGCAGACCCCTGGGCCAAGGGAGATTCCGTTGCCGGCGACACCAAGCCGGTGACATTGGAGACCGGTTATGTGCTCAGGGTGCCCCCCTTTGTCGAGGAGGGGGGGAAGATCACCATCGATACCCGGACCGGTGAATATGTCACCCGGGTCAAAGAGTGA